A region from the Bradyrhizobium erythrophlei genome encodes:
- a CDS encoding tripartite tricarboxylate transporter substrate binding protein → MTAPRFVLALAAILLALPNLAAPCAAQDYPTRPIRIIVPFGAGGPADVAARLIGNVLQEKFGQAVVVENRTGAGGVIGTQEVVKSPPDGYTLLMMSNTQTANESLMAPAQRKYELMRDLAPIAPVNSADLVIVVHPQVAAKTLAEFIALAKSQPGKLNYASSGTGTPYHMAGELFKAMAGIDVVHVPYRNSGEARSGVIGGQVQMMIDAVTTMAPNVTAGQVRALATTGKSRSDVLPDVPTAGEAGVPGYEATIWLGLMAPTGTPKPIIDRLNAAVNEVVKRPDIVKLWKDQGAVPMSMTPEAFDKYLRGDIAKWAEVVKKFPDKPQ, encoded by the coding sequence ATGACGGCCCCAAGGTTTGTGCTGGCGTTAGCGGCCATCCTTCTTGCGCTGCCGAACCTTGCAGCGCCGTGTGCCGCGCAGGATTATCCGACAAGGCCGATCCGCATCATCGTTCCCTTCGGCGCCGGAGGGCCGGCGGACGTAGCGGCGCGCCTGATCGGCAACGTCCTGCAGGAGAAGTTCGGCCAGGCGGTCGTGGTCGAAAACCGCACCGGCGCCGGCGGCGTGATCGGCACGCAAGAGGTCGTCAAATCGCCGCCGGACGGCTACACGCTGCTGATGATGTCCAACACCCAGACCGCGAACGAATCGCTGATGGCGCCGGCGCAGCGGAAATACGAGTTGATGCGCGATCTCGCGCCGATCGCGCCGGTCAACTCCGCCGACCTCGTCATCGTCGTCCACCCGCAAGTCGCTGCCAAGACGCTGGCCGAATTCATCGCGCTGGCCAAATCGCAACCGGGGAAGCTGAATTACGCCTCCTCCGGCACCGGCACGCCCTATCACATGGCCGGCGAGTTGTTCAAAGCCATGGCCGGCATCGACGTGGTGCACGTCCCCTACCGCAACAGCGGCGAGGCGCGCTCAGGCGTGATCGGCGGCCAGGTGCAGATGATGATCGATGCCGTGACGACGATGGCGCCGAACGTCACCGCGGGCCAGGTCCGGGCTCTCGCCACCACCGGCAAGAGCCGTTCCGATGTGCTGCCCGATGTGCCGACCGCCGGCGAAGCCGGCGTTCCCGGCTATGAGGCGACCATCTGGCTCGGCCTGATGGCGCCGACCGGGACTCCGAAACCCATCATCGACAGACTGAATGCGGCCGTTAACGAGGTCGTGAAGCGGCCGGACATCGTCAAGCTCTGGAAAGACCAGGGCGCGGTCCCGATGTCGATGACGCCTGAAGCGTTCGACAAATATCTGCGCGGCGATATTGCGAAATGGGCCGAAGTGGTCAAGAAATTCCCCGACAAGCCGCAATAA
- a CDS encoding molybdate ABC transporter substrate-binding protein, with protein MTSLNILSGGAAQGLVASLAAKFKAMSGFDIAGEFGAVGAMADKLRQGTPTDIVILTAAIVAKLAEENLVVPASIADVGLVETALAVRANDPLVTASDAASLRAALLAADAIFVPDTKASTAGIHVAKMLRQLGIADEVAARLKIYPNGATAMRHLAASDAVRPIGCTQWTEIISTVGVVLSGSLPPGCELATTYTAAVTIGAANAKQAQSLIGLLTAAEQRALRGRAGFISGK; from the coding sequence ATGACAAGCCTGAACATCTTAAGCGGCGGCGCGGCCCAGGGCCTGGTCGCGAGCCTTGCGGCGAAATTCAAGGCGATGAGCGGGTTCGACATCGCGGGCGAATTCGGCGCGGTCGGCGCCATGGCCGACAAGTTACGCCAGGGCACGCCAACCGACATCGTCATTTTGACGGCGGCTATCGTTGCAAAACTGGCGGAAGAGAATCTTGTCGTCCCCGCTTCGATCGCCGACGTCGGCCTGGTTGAAACCGCGCTTGCGGTCCGCGCCAATGATCCCCTGGTTACGGCCAGCGACGCCGCAAGTTTGCGCGCTGCATTGCTGGCGGCGGATGCGATCTTCGTTCCCGACACCAAGGCCTCGACGGCCGGGATTCACGTGGCAAAGATGCTGCGGCAACTCGGTATCGCCGACGAGGTTGCGGCCCGGCTCAAGATCTATCCGAACGGCGCCACCGCGATGCGCCATCTGGCCGCCTCCGACGCGGTCAGGCCGATCGGCTGCACGCAATGGACCGAAATCATCAGCACGGTGGGTGTGGTTTTGTCGGGTTCGCTGCCGCCGGGCTGCGAGCTCGCGACCACGTACACGGCGGCGGTTACTATCGGTGCCGCTAATGCAAAACAGGCCCAAAGCCTGATTGGCTTGCTGACGGCCGCGGAGCAGCGCGCCCTGCGTGGGCGCGCCGGCTTCATCAGCGGAAAATAG
- a CDS encoding ATP-binding protein, translating into MKEPRVFCQVCLSTLKPGDVFCSSCGSVVPENAAKPPAAEVRGRIAGERKYLTVLCADLQRSTDLISELDPEAAISRLEPALTAMRVSVRRNRGIVSKEGGDGLIALFGAPHADDNHAVMACHAAVELVRRVKLLNDPALRVRVGVHSGYVVAHVIEADLSSIYEAGGPAVHLVKRLENAAQAGQILVSESCQSLAAGLVTFNALPPRLLEGFSAPVPHYELVEISGLTRWRARSTKGLSSFVGRAEEISLLERAARDVAAAGQVIALVGTAGIGKSRIVHEFVATQRQQNWQVLEAEGNPLEQAVPYALVKKLLQSALRAGDILPEVGPDLPEGSAPVHSDLWPAALCAVLDQPISDPRWNDLEPLLRRRVITDALCNTIDSVVSTRPTILLLEDLHWGDGQSENVVEALMSLAASRPLLILLTWRTEDTPGWLARLDVRRIWLRSLDIASANALLGDLLGTASNLDALKAHILRHTGQVPLFIEEVARQLVNRSVLEGDASRFAAKAPWDALGIPPTIQGVIASRIDRLSKEDKALLQLASVVGPRISPAVLTAVTGMPAAQLQSRLWSLEILDFLIETQWLGSTEYGFAHDLIREVAYDSILRPQREELHRRILAALEALSQGREQEVAEALCHHAVEARDWVKAAHYAQLAARKALARSAFRDATGYFETAINAVDRLPETVAREQQAIDLRIEARLAFAPLGSMEQWFGLCRDAEARSGKIGDEGRRLASIVAKAVALNFYGTPFEGISAAEEAVALANVSSDQAWLSYAQYVLGQAHFIAGHYRDAMISLDQASARLTDAPESVPPGTTGSSLLVLCHMMRAIVHGWLGEFEDSERCLAQARGLAEQSERPYDIIAADYGRGLVQLMRGHLEEAEIVLNRAFLLSRENEVRLFLPLVMLALGNLYSQQGQAARARDILLQAKDEAEAVGHATSMVAVSAYLGAAYCQLGDIQRGLPMVRACQASAKQKGYGGIEAIAVLSEANILASQGGAAAPEAIGCASRAIEIASRLEAGPLLGSARGLLARVLAASGRTAEAQDELVQAIALFDRSRMTVHLERAKAALSKFSN; encoded by the coding sequence ATGAAGGAGCCGAGAGTGTTTTGTCAGGTCTGTCTCTCGACCCTGAAGCCGGGCGATGTATTTTGCTCGTCCTGTGGATCGGTGGTTCCGGAAAACGCCGCAAAGCCGCCAGCTGCAGAAGTGCGCGGCCGGATCGCCGGCGAGCGGAAGTATCTCACCGTGCTCTGCGCCGACCTGCAGCGCTCAACCGATCTGATTTCTGAACTGGATCCGGAGGCTGCGATTTCGCGCCTGGAGCCGGCTCTGACCGCCATGCGAGTCTCGGTTCGTCGCAACCGCGGCATCGTCAGCAAGGAAGGCGGCGACGGCCTAATCGCGCTTTTTGGTGCACCGCACGCGGATGACAATCATGCCGTCATGGCCTGTCATGCGGCGGTCGAACTGGTTCGTCGCGTCAAGCTCTTGAACGATCCGGCGCTGCGGGTCCGGGTCGGCGTTCATTCCGGCTATGTCGTCGCGCACGTCATCGAGGCCGACCTCTCCTCGATCTATGAGGCCGGCGGTCCGGCGGTCCATCTGGTCAAGCGGCTGGAGAACGCGGCGCAGGCCGGCCAGATCCTAGTGTCGGAATCCTGCCAAAGCCTGGCCGCGGGACTCGTGACCTTCAACGCGCTGCCTCCGAGGCTGCTGGAGGGATTTTCCGCGCCGGTTCCCCATTACGAGCTTGTCGAAATCAGCGGCCTGACCCGCTGGCGCGCGCGGTCGACCAAGGGCCTTTCGTCATTCGTCGGACGGGCGGAGGAGATTTCCCTGCTCGAGCGGGCGGCAAGGGACGTTGCCGCGGCCGGGCAGGTCATTGCCCTCGTTGGTACGGCCGGTATCGGAAAATCCCGAATAGTCCACGAATTTGTCGCCACGCAGCGGCAGCAGAACTGGCAGGTCCTGGAAGCGGAGGGCAACCCGCTGGAACAGGCTGTTCCCTATGCACTGGTGAAGAAGCTGCTCCAGAGCGCGCTACGCGCGGGCGACATCTTGCCGGAGGTCGGGCCCGACTTGCCCGAGGGCTCGGCGCCGGTGCATTCCGATCTTTGGCCCGCGGCCCTTTGCGCCGTACTCGACCAGCCGATCAGCGATCCGCGCTGGAACGATCTCGAACCCCTGCTGCGACGTCGCGTGATCACCGACGCCTTATGCAACACGATCGACAGCGTCGTCTCGACCCGCCCGACCATCCTGTTGCTGGAGGACCTTCACTGGGGCGATGGCCAAAGCGAGAACGTCGTCGAGGCCCTGATGTCGCTGGCGGCAAGCCGTCCGCTTCTGATCCTGCTGACATGGCGGACCGAAGACACGCCGGGTTGGCTGGCGCGGCTCGACGTTCGCAGGATATGGCTGCGATCCCTCGATATCGCCTCGGCCAATGCGCTGCTCGGCGATCTCCTGGGCACGGCATCCAATCTCGACGCCCTCAAGGCGCACATTCTTCGCCACACCGGACAGGTTCCGCTCTTCATCGAAGAGGTCGCCCGCCAGCTCGTCAATCGTAGCGTCCTCGAAGGAGACGCCAGCCGGTTTGCCGCCAAGGCGCCGTGGGACGCGCTGGGGATTCCTCCCACGATCCAAGGGGTGATCGCGTCCAGAATCGATCGCCTCTCCAAGGAGGACAAAGCCCTTCTCCAACTCGCGTCCGTGGTCGGGCCGCGGATTTCGCCGGCCGTCTTGACGGCGGTGACCGGCATGCCCGCCGCCCAGCTGCAAAGCCGGCTTTGGTCGCTGGAGATTCTGGATTTCCTGATCGAGACGCAATGGCTCGGTTCGACCGAATACGGCTTTGCGCACGATCTCATTCGCGAGGTCGCCTATGATTCGATCCTCCGCCCGCAGCGGGAGGAATTGCACCGCCGGATTTTAGCGGCTCTGGAGGCGCTTTCCCAGGGGCGCGAGCAGGAAGTCGCGGAAGCGCTTTGTCATCACGCGGTCGAGGCGCGGGACTGGGTGAAAGCGGCCCACTATGCCCAGCTCGCGGCGCGAAAGGCGTTGGCGAGATCGGCATTCCGGGATGCCACGGGTTATTTTGAGACCGCAATCAACGCGGTCGACAGGCTGCCGGAAACGGTCGCGCGCGAGCAACAGGCGATTGACCTGCGAATCGAGGCTCGTCTCGCCTTTGCGCCGCTGGGAAGCATGGAGCAATGGTTCGGGCTTTGTCGGGATGCGGAAGCGCGCTCCGGGAAGATCGGTGACGAAGGGCGCCGGCTTGCTTCGATCGTCGCCAAGGCGGTTGCGCTGAATTTCTATGGGACACCCTTCGAAGGCATCAGCGCGGCCGAGGAGGCTGTTGCCCTGGCCAATGTTTCGTCCGACCAGGCCTGGCTCAGCTACGCCCAGTACGTGCTTGGTCAGGCTCATTTCATCGCCGGCCATTATCGCGATGCGATGATAAGTCTCGATCAAGCCAGCGCGCGTCTGACCGACGCGCCGGAAAGCGTGCCGCCGGGGACGACCGGCTCGAGCCTGCTCGTGCTCTGCCATATGATGCGAGCCATCGTTCATGGCTGGTTGGGCGAATTCGAAGACTCCGAACGATGCCTGGCGCAGGCCAGAGGCCTCGCCGAACAGAGCGAGCGCCCCTACGACATCATCGCGGCGGATTATGGCCGCGGCCTGGTGCAACTCATGCGCGGTCATCTTGAGGAAGCTGAAATCGTCCTCAATCGCGCATTCTTGCTCTCGCGCGAGAATGAAGTCCGGCTGTTTCTGCCCCTCGTGATGCTCGCGCTCGGCAACCTCTATTCTCAGCAAGGCCAGGCCGCGCGCGCGCGGGACATCCTGCTTCAGGCCAAGGACGAAGCCGAGGCCGTCGGCCACGCCACCAGCATGGTTGCGGTGTCGGCGTATCTCGGGGCGGCCTACTGCCAGCTCGGCGACATCCAGCGCGGGTTGCCGATGGTGCGGGCCTGCCAGGCCAGCGCCAAGCAAAAGGGCTACGGAGGTATCGAGGCGATCGCGGTGCTTTCCGAAGCGAATATTCTTGCGTCACAGGGGGGCGCCGCGGCGCCGGAGGCCATCGGGTGCGCGAGCCGGGCCATCGAAATTGCCTCCAGGCTCGAAGCGGGGCCGCTGCTCGGCTCCGCCAGGGGATTGCTGGCCCGCGTCCTGGCCGCTTCCGGCAGGACGGCCGAGGCTCAAGACGAACTGGTCCAGGCGATCGCGCTTTTTGACCGGTCTCGAATGACTGTTCATCTGGAACGTGCTAAAGCAGCGCTCTCCAAGTTCTCGAATTGA
- a CDS encoding xanthine dehydrogenase family protein molybdopterin-binding subunit: MTNPAPSPAPSLPVSLSANPVLSSWIRFSPERQVMVSPGKVEIGQGIVTALAQIAADELDVEIGRVQMIRASTAGSPNEGVTSGSLSVQQSGRAIRHACAEIRQIFLTAASDQFGVGIDALDIKDGTISGPGNIRTSYWELADRISLDRDATPGAVPKQSAKRIVAGNSVQRLDIPDKVFARPRFIHDSALPGMLHGRVLRSELSAAKLTGLNEVGARAIPALVAIVRDGDFAGVISATEDGAESALNALRKGANWTAGETLPDENGPAEWLKAQPSETTVIDRRTAPASSEKQRTIRRQYNRPYIAHASIAPSCAMAQWSGDRVHVWTHSQGVYFLRADLALVLKLPLENITVEHMEGAGCYGHNAADDVALDAVLLAKAAGGRPVRVLWSRADELSHAPFGAAMTIEIEADLDAAGEIVDWRHSIWSNGHTARPGRAAQPALLAATELQNPFPRYIATNPPQANGGGADRNSVPSYDFPSWRIECHRLLTMPIRTSALRTLGAQGNVFAIESFIDELAAERGEDPVAFRLRHLSDERAKDVIRIAAKRAKWKPDRQTGRGWGLGFARYKNTGAYCAVVAEVEGAEDIGVRRLTIAVDVGEAINPDGVINQIEGGAIQATSWVLKERVRFDRTRITSNSWSEYPILRFSEVPEVDVELIERPDSDPLGAGEAAHGPVTAAIANAVYDALELRIRNLPITRDSLIAAMELST, translated from the coding sequence ATGACCAATCCAGCGCCCTCGCCCGCACCGAGCCTGCCGGTCAGCCTTTCGGCCAACCCGGTGCTGTCGTCATGGATCCGGTTCTCGCCCGAGAGACAAGTGATGGTCTCGCCGGGCAAGGTCGAGATCGGGCAAGGCATCGTGACGGCGCTCGCCCAGATCGCCGCCGACGAGCTCGATGTCGAGATCGGCCGTGTGCAGATGATCCGCGCCTCGACGGCGGGCAGTCCCAATGAGGGCGTTACCTCGGGCAGCCTGTCGGTCCAGCAGTCCGGCCGCGCCATCCGGCATGCCTGCGCCGAGATCCGGCAGATTTTCCTGACTGCGGCGTCCGATCAGTTCGGCGTCGGGATCGACGCGCTCGACATCAAGGACGGCACGATTTCCGGACCCGGCAATATCAGGACCAGTTACTGGGAACTGGCCGACAGGATTTCGCTGGATCGTGACGCCACGCCGGGCGCCGTGCCGAAACAATCGGCCAAGCGCATAGTGGCCGGAAATTCGGTTCAGCGGCTCGATATCCCCGACAAGGTCTTTGCCCGTCCGCGTTTCATTCACGATTCTGCGCTGCCGGGGATGCTGCATGGACGCGTGCTGCGCTCTGAACTCTCGGCGGCAAAACTCACGGGCCTGAACGAAGTTGGCGCGCGCGCTATTCCTGCTCTAGTCGCCATCGTGCGCGACGGCGATTTCGCGGGAGTCATAAGCGCAACCGAGGATGGCGCCGAGTCGGCGCTGAATGCCTTGCGCAAAGGAGCGAACTGGACGGCGGGCGAAACGCTGCCCGATGAAAACGGGCCGGCAGAATGGCTGAAAGCCCAGCCGTCGGAGACGACGGTGATCGACCGGAGAACGGCGCCGGCATCAAGCGAAAAGCAGCGCACCATCCGGCGGCAGTATAACCGTCCCTATATCGCGCATGCCTCCATCGCGCCCTCCTGCGCCATGGCGCAATGGAGCGGCGACCGCGTCCATGTCTGGACCCACAGCCAGGGCGTCTACTTTCTGCGCGCCGACCTCGCGCTGGTTCTGAAATTGCCGCTCGAGAACATCACGGTCGAACACATGGAGGGCGCCGGCTGCTACGGGCACAACGCCGCCGACGACGTCGCACTCGATGCGGTGCTGCTGGCCAAGGCGGCCGGCGGCCGGCCGGTCCGGGTATTATGGTCGCGGGCGGACGAGCTGTCGCACGCCCCGTTTGGTGCGGCGATGACGATCGAGATCGAGGCCGACCTGGATGCGGCGGGCGAGATCGTCGACTGGCGTCACTCGATTTGGAGCAATGGTCACACCGCGCGGCCAGGCCGCGCGGCGCAGCCTGCCCTGCTGGCTGCGACCGAACTGCAAAACCCCTTCCCGCGCTATATCGCCACCAATCCGCCGCAAGCCAATGGCGGCGGTGCCGACCGCAACTCGGTGCCATCCTATGATTTCCCGTCCTGGCGGATCGAATGCCACCGCCTGCTCACCATGCCGATCCGCACCTCGGCGCTGCGAACGCTGGGCGCGCAGGGCAACGTGTTTGCGATCGAATCCTTCATCGACGAACTCGCCGCCGAGCGTGGCGAGGATCCGGTCGCGTTCCGGCTGCGGCATTTGAGCGACGAGCGGGCAAAGGACGTCATCCGCATCGCGGCAAAGCGCGCCAAATGGAAGCCTGACAGGCAGACCGGCCGCGGCTGGGGACTCGGCTTTGCGCGCTACAAGAACACCGGCGCCTATTGCGCCGTGGTCGCCGAGGTCGAGGGCGCCGAGGACATCGGCGTCAGGCGGCTGACCATCGCGGTCGATGTCGGCGAGGCCATCAATCCCGACGGGGTGATCAACCAGATTGAAGGCGGCGCGATCCAGGCCACCAGCTGGGTACTGAAGGAACGCGTACGGTTCGATCGCACACGCATTACCAGCAACAGCTGGAGCGAGTATCCGATCCTTCGCTTCAGCGAGGTGCCGGAGGTCGACGTCGAACTGATCGAGAGGCCCGACAGCGACCCGCTCGGCGCCGGCGAAGCGGCCCACGGTCCGGTCACGGCGGCGATCGCCAACGCCGTTTACGATGCGCTGGAGTTGCGCATCCGCAATCTCCCGATCACCCGCGACAGCCTGATCGCGGCGATGGAATTGAGCACATGA
- a CDS encoding ABC transporter substrate-binding protein: MKRRGISRRAVLRGSGALFAGAAFSTRVMAAAPPPEPVTPALIEAATKEGQVNYYTSTDLPVAENLAKAFERKYPGIAVHVERTGAERVFQRIGQEYSSNIHAVDVVNSSDAAHFIVWKRDGILAPYVPEDVAKFYPAEHRDADGQFASWRVWLSIIAYNTGMVKPEEAPKSFADLLDPKWKGKIVKAHPGYSGTIMTATYQMQRDLGWSWFEQLAKQNIMQVQSSADPPKKLDLGERAVMADGNEYNILQLKEKGRPVEPVYATEGSPLIIGPNGIFKSSPNPNAAKLFQSFCFSREAQQLIIDVGGLRSVHPQTEEKPGRTPFKDIKTMKDDAAAVEQQGDAIKTHYTKLFHV; the protein is encoded by the coding sequence ATGAAACGTCGGGGGATATCGCGTCGCGCCGTGCTCAGGGGATCGGGCGCATTGTTCGCGGGTGCGGCATTCTCGACCCGCGTGATGGCCGCGGCGCCGCCGCCGGAGCCGGTCACGCCGGCATTGATCGAGGCGGCGACGAAGGAAGGCCAGGTCAACTATTACACCTCGACCGACCTGCCGGTCGCCGAGAACCTGGCGAAGGCATTCGAGAGGAAATATCCGGGGATTGCGGTTCACGTCGAGCGCACCGGCGCCGAGCGGGTGTTCCAGCGCATCGGCCAGGAATATTCCAGCAACATCCATGCGGTCGACGTGGTGAATTCGTCGGACGCCGCGCATTTCATCGTCTGGAAGCGCGACGGCATTCTGGCGCCTTATGTGCCGGAAGACGTCGCGAAGTTCTATCCGGCCGAGCACCGGGATGCCGATGGCCAGTTTGCGAGCTGGCGCGTCTGGCTCAGCATCATCGCCTACAACACCGGCATGGTGAAGCCCGAGGAAGCGCCGAAGAGCTTTGCCGATCTGCTCGATCCCAAATGGAAGGGCAAGATCGTCAAGGCCCATCCTGGCTACAGCGGCACCATCATGACCGCGACCTATCAGATGCAGCGCGATCTCGGCTGGAGTTGGTTCGAGCAGCTCGCCAAACAAAACATCATGCAGGTGCAATCGTCAGCCGATCCGCCCAAGAAGCTCGACCTCGGTGAACGCGCGGTCATGGCCGACGGCAACGAGTACAATATCCTCCAGCTCAAGGAGAAAGGGCGTCCGGTCGAGCCGGTCTATGCGACCGAGGGCTCGCCCTTGATCATCGGCCCCAACGGCATTTTCAAGTCCTCGCCCAATCCGAACGCGGCAAAACTGTTCCAGTCGTTCTGCTTCAGCCGCGAGGCCCAGCAGCTCATCATCGATGTCGGCGGCCTGCGCTCGGTGCATCCGCAGACGGAGGAAAAGCCGGGTCGCACGCCGTTCAAGGACATCAAGACCATGAAGGACGACGCGGCCGCGGTGGAGCAACAGGGCGATGCGATCAAAACGCATTACACCAAGCTGTTTCATGTCTGA
- a CDS encoding Crp/Fnr family transcriptional regulator, whose product MPQEKTGETRPFSSSKLSVLRKHPYFCDLDPEAFDQLCRYAKHSTLKRGTTIVSKGDPGNSLIAVISGTVKISVSSVDGRSAILNLIGQGEIFGEMSVLDGQPRSADAIANTNCEIFTIDRREFLPFVRSQPALAMKFIELLCARLRWTSDQVEQVILQNLPGRLASALIRLTEKHKQEPKGRTIAVTQQEISEMVGMTRESINKQLRAWAAREWVRLEHGAIVVLNVEMLRELVEAGGEDS is encoded by the coding sequence GTGCCTCAGGAAAAGACGGGTGAAACTCGGCCGTTTTCGAGCAGCAAGCTTTCGGTCCTGCGCAAGCATCCGTATTTCTGCGATCTTGATCCCGAGGCGTTCGACCAGCTCTGTCGTTACGCCAAGCACTCCACGCTGAAGCGGGGAACGACGATCGTCTCCAAGGGAGATCCCGGCAACAGTCTGATCGCGGTCATCAGCGGCACGGTGAAGATCAGCGTCTCCTCCGTCGATGGCCGCAGCGCGATCCTGAACCTGATCGGCCAGGGCGAGATTTTCGGGGAGATGTCGGTGCTCGATGGACAGCCGCGCTCCGCCGACGCCATCGCCAATACCAATTGCGAGATCTTTACCATCGATCGCCGCGAATTTCTTCCCTTTGTGCGAAGCCAGCCGGCGCTGGCGATGAAATTCATCGAGCTGTTGTGCGCGCGGTTGCGCTGGACCAGCGACCAGGTCGAGCAGGTCATCCTTCAGAACCTGCCGGGACGGCTCGCCAGCGCGCTCATTCGTCTGACCGAAAAGCACAAGCAGGAGCCCAAGGGTCGAACCATCGCCGTTACCCAGCAGGAGATCAGCGAGATGGTCGGCATGACCCGCGAGAGCATCAACAAGCAACTGCGGGCCTGGGCCGCGCGCGAATGGGTGCGGCTGGAGCACGGTGCCATCGTCGTGCTGAATGTCGAGATGCTTCGGGAGCTCGTTGAAGCCGGCGGCGAAGACAGCTAG
- a CDS encoding (2Fe-2S)-binding protein — protein sequence MPSVRFRLNGVETEVDADPDSSLLAILRGRLGMTGPHFGCGANECGACNVIVGDHAVASCDTPLWSVADKDVTTLEGLGNAEKPHPLQRAFIAEQALQCGYCVSGILMSAAALLMQNPTPSGAEVRAALDRNLCRCGSHNRMVRAVLRAAAEMAVP from the coding sequence ATGCCAAGTGTTCGCTTTCGCCTCAATGGCGTCGAGACGGAGGTCGACGCCGATCCAGATTCATCGCTGCTCGCCATCCTGCGCGGGCGGCTCGGCATGACCGGTCCGCATTTCGGCTGCGGCGCCAACGAATGCGGCGCCTGCAACGTCATCGTCGGCGATCATGCGGTGGCCTCATGCGACACCCCGCTGTGGTCGGTGGCGGACAAGGACGTCACTACCCTCGAAGGACTCGGAAACGCGGAAAAGCCGCATCCGCTGCAGCGCGCCTTCATCGCCGAGCAGGCCTTGCAGTGCGGCTATTGCGTTTCCGGCATCCTGATGAGTGCTGCGGCGCTGTTGATGCAAAACCCCACCCCGTCGGGTGCAGAGGTCAGGGCCGCGCTCGACCGCAACCTTTGCCGCTGTGGTTCGCACAACCGGATGGTGCGGGCGGTGCTGCGCGCGGCGGCCGAAATGGCGGTACCATGA
- a CDS encoding MmgE/PrpD family protein encodes MTSQLPKISVAETLADRIVALKLGILPAVTSRKCEDLLIDVVGLCVTARNEDYVASALAGWDDDGPCTAIGHARTLTAAGAAFVNGTAAHGEDFDDTFEGGPVHAGAVIVPAVLSACERHNPDGRMALTGIAVGTEVLCRLSLVVPKAVHKAGFHPTAIFGAMGAAAGVGAAIGLDARQIVDAFGIAGSMAGGIIEYLAEGAWTKRLHAGWAAQSGLRAALLARQGFVGPRTVFEGVHGLFHGFAHTMDGDYDALIGDFGTRWVTDTLAFKPYPCGTMAQPYIDCARRLAARGVKAEDIAEIVCEVAEGTVHRLWEPLASKQRPPNGYAAKFATPYLLATGFVHGGVGLSAFTEAAIHDASVLALAAKVKFVIDPQNPYPANYTGHIRATLKDGSVIEERQPHLRGGAQEPLTRQDVADKFTLNARHGGWTKAQSDATLKLLAGLYHGKIDLTALRQ; translated from the coding sequence ATGACTTCTCAACTGCCCAAGATATCGGTCGCCGAGACGCTCGCCGACAGGATCGTTGCGTTGAAACTGGGGATTCTGCCAGCGGTGACTTCGCGCAAATGCGAGGACCTGCTGATCGACGTTGTCGGTCTCTGTGTCACCGCACGTAACGAGGATTATGTCGCAAGTGCGCTGGCCGGCTGGGACGACGACGGCCCCTGCACGGCGATCGGCCACGCGCGCACGCTGACCGCGGCGGGCGCGGCCTTCGTCAACGGCACCGCGGCGCATGGCGAGGATTTCGACGACACGTTCGAGGGTGGCCCGGTGCATGCCGGCGCGGTGATCGTGCCGGCGGTGCTGTCGGCATGCGAGCGGCACAATCCGGATGGCCGCATGGCGCTGACGGGCATTGCGGTCGGCACCGAGGTTCTCTGCCGGTTGAGCCTCGTGGTGCCGAAGGCCGTGCACAAGGCCGGCTTTCACCCGACCGCGATTTTTGGCGCGATGGGGGCGGCGGCCGGCGTCGGCGCAGCAATCGGGCTCGATGCCCGGCAGATCGTCGACGCGTTCGGGATTGCCGGCAGCATGGCCGGCGGCATCATCGAATATCTCGCCGAGGGCGCCTGGACCAAGCGGCTGCATGCGGGCTGGGCGGCGCAATCGGGTCTGCGTGCGGCGCTTCTGGCGCGGCAGGGCTTTGTCGGGCCGCGCACGGTGTTCGAGGGCGTGCATGGGCTGTTTCACGGTTTTGCCCACACGATGGACGGCGATTACGACGCGCTGATCGGCGATTTCGGCACGCGCTGGGTCACGGACACGCTGGCGTTCAAGCCTTACCCCTGTGGGACAATGGCGCAGCCTTACATCGATTGCGCGCGGCGGCTGGCCGCGCGGGGTGTCAAGGCGGAGGATATCGCCGAGATCGTCTGCGAGGTGGCGGAGGGGACGGTGCACCGGCTGTGGGAGCCCCTGGCTTCCAAGCAGCGCCCGCCCAATGGCTATGCGGCCAAATTCGCCACGCCCTATCTGCTGGCGACCGGTTTTGTCCATGGCGGGGTCGGCCTCAGTGCATTCACGGAAGCTGCGATCCACGACGCAAGTGTGCTGGCGCTGGCGGCGAAGGTGAAATTCGTGATCGATCCGCAAAATCCTTATCCCGCCAACTATACCGGTCACATCCGGGCGACCCTGAAGGACGGCAGCGTGATCGAGGAGCGGCAGCCGCATTTGCGCGGCGGTGCGCAGGAGCCACTGACCCGGCAGGACGTCGCCGATAAGTTCACGCTCAACGCCCGGCATGGCGGCTGGACCAAGGCGCAAAGCGATGCGACGCTGAAATTGCTGGCGGGATTGTATCATGGGAAGATCGATCTGACCGCGTTGCGTCAGTAG